One genomic window of Bradyrhizobium sp. CCGE-LA001 includes the following:
- a CDS encoding TRAP transporter substrate-binding protein: protein MRKACLALLLAASVSPAFAQDKTFDLKISHWVPASHPLQKSLEDWAAAVEKDSGGTIKGKVFPAQQLGKAFDHYDMARDGIADVTYVNPGYQPGRFPIIGAGELPFLISDAKGGSMGLDAWYRKYAEKEMKDVKYCLAFVHSPSSFHSKTKKIVTPEDVKGLKIRPAHATMANFVTSLGGTNVQSSAPEVRDIIERGVADGVTFPWGSLVLFGIDKVTKYDMEAPLYTTTFVFVINKDKYNAMSDKQKAAIDKNCTVETAGAVGEHWGKFEDAGIAKVKAESSHEVYKLTPEQTAAWKKAAEPLVKTWSDGAKKAGADPDAALADLKASLKKYNALAE from the coding sequence ATGAGGAAAGCCTGTCTGGCCTTGCTGCTGGCAGCAAGCGTGAGCCCAGCGTTCGCGCAGGACAAGACCTTCGATCTGAAGATCTCACATTGGGTGCCGGCCTCGCATCCGCTGCAAAAATCGCTGGAGGACTGGGCGGCCGCCGTCGAGAAGGATTCCGGCGGCACCATCAAGGGCAAGGTGTTTCCGGCCCAGCAGCTCGGCAAGGCCTTCGACCATTACGACATGGCGCGCGACGGCATCGCCGACGTCACCTACGTCAATCCCGGCTACCAGCCCGGCCGCTTCCCGATCATCGGCGCCGGCGAATTGCCGTTCCTGATCTCGGACGCCAAGGGCGGCTCGATGGGGCTGGACGCCTGGTATCGCAAATATGCCGAGAAGGAGATGAAGGACGTCAAATACTGCCTCGCCTTCGTGCACTCGCCTTCGTCCTTCCATTCCAAGACCAAGAAGATCGTGACGCCGGAGGACGTGAAGGGCCTGAAGATCCGCCCCGCCCACGCCACCATGGCGAATTTCGTCACCTCGCTCGGCGGCACCAATGTGCAGTCATCGGCTCCGGAAGTGCGCGACATCATCGAGCGCGGCGTCGCCGACGGCGTCACCTTCCCCTGGGGTTCCCTGGTGCTGTTCGGCATCGACAAGGTGACCAAATACGACATGGAAGCGCCGCTCTACACCACGACCTTCGTGTTCGTGATCAACAAGGACAAGTACAACGCGATGTCCGACAAGCAGAAGGCCGCGATCGACAAGAACTGCACGGTCGAGACGGCGGGCGCAGTCGGCGAGCATTGGGGCAAGTTCGAGGACGCCGGCATCGCCAAGGTGAAAGCGGAATCCAGCCACGAGGTCTACAAGCTGACGCCTGAACAGACCGCCGCCTGGAAGAAGGCGGCCGAGCCGCTGGTCAAAACCTGGAGTGATGGCGCCAAGAAAGCCGGTGCCGATCCGGACGCCGCGCTCGCCGATCTGAAGGCATCGCTGAAGAAGTACAACGCGCTGGCGGAGTGA
- a CDS encoding TRAP transporter small permease, producing MKRSWMDRVIDSIEWIAAGFVGIVALDIFLSVLLRNTLNYSIPDSFDIGRMLLGILIFWGIAATSYRGTHITVDLVWGNVGPRHQRMIDVFATLVLLFVVTVQTWTLFDKVRLTYNDNVQTFDLHMPTWPFFLVAWIGDVCAVLLIAIRTYRLIFHPEDMHEPKIKVTE from the coding sequence ATGAAGCGCTCCTGGATGGATCGCGTGATCGACTCGATCGAATGGATCGCGGCCGGCTTCGTCGGCATCGTCGCGCTCGACATCTTCCTGTCGGTGCTGCTGCGCAACACGCTGAACTATTCGATTCCGGACAGCTTCGACATCGGCCGGATGCTGCTCGGCATCCTCATCTTCTGGGGCATCGCGGCAACCTCCTATCGCGGCACCCACATCACGGTCGATCTGGTCTGGGGCAATGTCGGGCCGCGCCACCAGCGCATGATCGACGTGTTCGCGACGCTGGTGCTGCTGTTCGTCGTCACCGTGCAGACCTGGACGCTGTTCGACAAGGTCCGGCTGACCTACAACGACAACGTCCAGACCTTCGACCTGCACATGCCGACATGGCCATTCTTCCTCGTCGCCTGGATCGGCGACGTCTGCGCCGTGCTGCTGATCGCGATCCGCACGTACCGGCTGATCTTCCATCCCGAAGACATGCATGAACCCAAGATCAAGGTGACGGAGTGA
- a CDS encoding TRAP transporter large permease: protein MSTDAVAVIGFVSLFALMLLRVPVGMAMGLVGVCGFSYLVGSTPALKMVGQVTMRTVTDYTFGVIPMFLLMGSFVSNSGMSRELFRAANGFVGHLRGGLGIATVGACGGFAAICGSSVATAATFSAVAYPEMRRFGYPQSFATGVIAAGGTLGAMLPPSTVLAVYGIITEQDIGKLFIAGIIPGLLAMTMYMITIFLIGYFRPDFLPKGKVTPWRERFAGLKEIWAPVLLFVFVIGGLYGLPFLPRFTPTEAGGVGATGAFIIGVLTGRLDREKVLASLLQATRTAAAVFTVLIGALIFGYFLTVTQTPQKVTELLTGLGLGPYGVLALIMVMYLVLGCLMDAMAMIILTVPIIFPVIMHLGFDPIWFGIIIVMTVELGLIHPPVGMNVFVIKSVVKDVSFSTIFKGVIPFVATDLVRLVILIAFPLLATWLPTRMMAH from the coding sequence ATGAGTACCGACGCCGTCGCCGTCATCGGCTTCGTCTCCCTGTTCGCCCTGATGCTGCTGCGCGTGCCGGTCGGCATGGCCATGGGCCTCGTCGGCGTGTGCGGCTTCAGCTATCTCGTGGGCTCGACACCGGCCCTGAAGATGGTCGGCCAGGTCACCATGCGGACGGTGACCGACTACACCTTTGGCGTCATCCCGATGTTCCTGCTGATGGGCTCGTTCGTATCCAATTCCGGCATGAGCCGCGAGCTATTCCGCGCCGCCAACGGCTTCGTCGGACACTTGCGGGGCGGGCTCGGCATCGCGACCGTCGGCGCCTGCGGCGGCTTCGCCGCGATCTGCGGCTCCTCGGTCGCGACCGCCGCGACCTTCTCCGCCGTCGCCTATCCCGAGATGCGGCGCTTCGGCTACCCGCAATCCTTTGCTACCGGCGTGATCGCGGCCGGCGGTACGCTGGGCGCGATGCTGCCGCCTTCCACCGTGCTCGCGGTGTACGGCATCATCACCGAGCAGGACATCGGCAAGCTGTTCATTGCCGGCATCATCCCGGGCCTGCTCGCGATGACCATGTACATGATCACGATCTTCCTGATCGGTTATTTCCGCCCCGACTTCCTGCCCAAGGGAAAGGTGACGCCGTGGCGCGAGCGCTTTGCCGGGTTGAAGGAGATCTGGGCGCCTGTGCTGCTGTTCGTCTTCGTCATCGGCGGCCTCTACGGCCTGCCCTTCCTGCCGCGCTTCACCCCGACGGAAGCCGGCGGCGTCGGCGCCACCGGCGCCTTCATCATCGGCGTGCTCACCGGCCGGCTCGACCGCGAGAAGGTGCTGGCCTCGCTGCTGCAGGCAACGCGCACCGCGGCCGCGGTGTTCACCGTGCTGATCGGCGCGCTCATCTTCGGCTATTTCCTCACGGTGACGCAGACTCCGCAGAAGGTGACGGAACTCCTCACCGGGCTCGGTCTCGGGCCCTACGGCGTGCTGGCGCTGATCATGGTGATGTATCTCGTGCTCGGCTGCCTGATGGACGCCATGGCGATGATCATCCTCACCGTGCCGATCATCTTCCCGGTGATCATGCATCTCGGCTTCGACCCGATCTGGTTCGGCATCATCATCGTCATGACCGTCGAGCTCGGCCTGATCCATCCGCCGGTCGGCATGAACGTCTTCGTGATCAAGAGTGTGGTGAAGGACGTCTCCTTCTCCACCATCTTCAAGGGCGTGATCCCGTTCGTGGCGACAGACTTGGTACGGCTGGTGATCCTGATCGCGTTTCCGTTGCTGGCGACCTGGCTGCCGACGCGAATGATGGCGCACTAG